From Camelus dromedarius isolate mCamDro1 chromosome 12, mCamDro1.pat, whole genome shotgun sequence, the proteins below share one genomic window:
- the DTX4 gene encoding E3 ubiquitin-protein ligase DTX4 yields MLLASAVVVWEWLNEHGRWRPYSPAVSHHIEAVVRAGPRAGGSVVLGQVDSRLAPYIIDLQSMNQFRQDTGTLRPVRRNYYDPSSAPGKGVVWEWENDNGSWTPYDMEVGITIQHAYEKQHPWIDLTSIGFSYVIDFSTMGQINRQTQRQRRVRRRLDLIYPMVTGTLPKAQSWPASPGAAAAPPAPPCSCPQCVLVMSVKAAVANGSAGPLHPSAARKNVAPPGGAKVPPPPGPGARPLESTGTFRGPVKTVPSQAVRRQASSALAGATAGAPASPPGANGKTGRVALATLNRTNLQRLAIAQSRVLIASGVPTVPVKNLSGSSPVNPALAGITGILMSAAGLPVCLTRPPKLVLHPPPVSKSEIKSIPGVSNTSRKTTKKQAKKGKTPEEVLKKYLQKVRHPPDEDCTICMERLTAPSGYKGPQPTVKPDLVGKLSRCGHIYHIYCLVAMYNNGNKDGSLQCPTCKTIYGVKTGTQPPGKMEYHLIPHSLPGHPDCKTIRIIYSIPPGIQGPEHPNPGKSFSARGFPRHCYLPDSEKGRKVLKLLLVAWDRRLIFAIGTSSTTGESDTVIWNEVHHKTEFGSNLTGHGYPDANYLDNVLAELAAQGISEDSAAQEKD; encoded by the exons ATGCTCCTGGCCTCGGCCGTGGTGGTCTGGGAATGGCTGAACGAGCACGGCCGCTGGCGTCCCTACAGCCCGGCCGTGAGCCACCACATCGAGGCGGTGGTCCGCGCCGGCCCCCGCGCCGGGGGCAGCGTGGTGCTGGGCCAGGTGGACAGCCGTCTCGCGCCCTACATCATTGACCTGCAGTCCATGAACCAGTTTCGCCAGGACACCG GGACCCTCCGCCCAGTTCGCCGCAACTACTACGACCCCAGCTCGGCCCCCGGGAAGGGCGTGGTGTGGGAGTGGGAGAACGACAACGGTTCCTGGACGCCCTACGACATGGAAGTGGGCATCACCATCCAGCACGCCTACGAGAAGCAGCACCCCTGGATCGACCTCACTTCCATCGGCTTCAGCTACGTCATTGACTTCAGCACCATGGGCCAGATCAACCGGCAGACCCAGCGCCAGCGCCGCGTCCGCCGGCGGCTGGATCTCATCTACCCCATGGTCACCGGCACCTTGCCGAAGGCCCAGTCCTGGCCGGCCAGCCCCGGGGCGGCCgccgcgccccccgccccgccctgctcCTGCCCGCAGTGCGTCCTGGTGATGAGCGTCAAGGCTGCGGTGGCCAACGGCAGCGCGGGACCCCTGCACCCCTCAGCGGCCCGCAAGAACGTGGCCCCGCCTGGAGGGGCCAAGGTGCCCCCACCGCCCGGCCCTGGGGCCAGGCCACTGGAGAGCACAGGCACCTTCCGAGGCCCGGTGAAGACGGTCCCATCGCAGGCCGTCCGGCGACAAGCCTCGAGCGCGCTGGCCGGGGCGACGGCGGGCGCTCCCGCCAGCCCCCCCGGAGCCAACGGGAAGACCGGAAGGGTGGCCCTGGCGACCTTGAATCGGACCAACCTGCAGCGACTGGCCATCGCCCAGTCCCGGGTGCTGATCGCCTCTGG ggtCCCCACCGTCCCAGTGAAGAACCTCAGTGGGTCCAGCCCTGTCAATCCTGCTTTGGCAG GAATCACTGGGATCCTCATGAGCGCTGCGGGGCTGCCGGTGTGTCTCACCAGGCCACCAAAGCTGGTCCTCCACCCGCCCCCCGTCAGCAAGAGCGAAATAAAATCCATCCCAGGGGTTTCCAACACAAGCCGCAAGACCACCAAAAAACAAGCCAAGAAAG gtaaaaccccagaagaagtgCTGAAGAAGTATCTGCAGAAAGTCCGGCACCCTCCAGACGAG GACTGCACCATCTGCATGGAGCGCCTCACAGCCCCCTCGGGCTACAAGGGCCCACAGCCAACGGTCAAGCCTGACCTGGTGGGCAAGCTGTCCAGATGCGGCCACATCTACCACATCTACTGCCTGGTCGCCATGTACAACAACGGTAACAAG GATGGGAGTTTGCAGTGTCCAACCTGTAAGACCATTTATGGGGTGAAGACAGGTACCCAGCCTCCAGGGAAGATGGAGTACCACCTCATCCCCCACTCCCTGCCTGGCCACCCGGACTGCAAAACCATCCGGATCATCTACAGCATTCCGCCCGGCATTCAG GGGCCAGAGCACCCAAATCCTGGGAAGAGTTTCAGCGCTCGTGGCTTCCCACGACACTGTTACCTCCCGGACAGCGAGAAAGGGAGAAAG GTCCTGAAGCTGTTGCTCGTGGCCTGGGATCGCCGCCTCATCTTTGCCATCGGTACGTCCAGCACCACGGGCGAGTCAGATACCGTCATCTGGAATGAGGTCCATCACAAGACAGAGTTTGGCTCTAATCTCACTGGCCATGGCTACCCAGATGCCAATTACCTGGATAATGTGCTGGCTGAACTGGCCGCCCAGGGCATTTCTGAGGACAGCGCTGCCCAGGAGAAAGACTGA
- the FAM111A gene encoding serine protease FAM111A: MSSKKQRPQKDSYEKNSKKIEHYFSKVNEKQQNNPSTSQMKTDSRKSSENIANAQAEGPKDQTVSQDKTIYVHLNVNLKKNKKMPVVLTHTNKASLYMALSTLKAVREVMESHPDQEMLVCGKSGIEGYLNLGMPLSCFPEGCHVEITFGPCKAKQEEVKQVFRQHNNMSTDDCVKFYIHAVGKGPRKKIVKCGQLHKDGCKLCIFAFKGESIKKALCEDGRFLPVLENNDWKLIENLNCILESSQKVDHLEGKLFQLSVEKKSVAAVAAVATVAAVATVAAAAQNSESQVINPSRLIEEIVNQYPSLKRERDKIRENFEKEKQIRKGKQLFKLHKANFGKLTKNSTLVKVHKLLSHLSNSVGFLSWDNNGNTGCATCFVFSGLYLFTCRHVISDIVGKGVEPSMWAHVIGQCVKVTFVYEEFLEREENYFFVEPWFEVSDVNLDYAVLKLKTYGQQVPVGLYNGIGPAPHSGLIYIIGHPDGQAKSTDACSVIPQGQREEAYQESLQAREAESYSPGMQYIHMHTQRSFPETIRESGLITYHTSFYLGSSGSPVFDSNGSLVAMHTAGFPYIYQGEFSSIIEFGSTLKSILSDIKENHTKWYEEVFTNLQEVEMVSV, translated from the coding sequence GTCAATGAAAAGCAGCAGAATAATCCCAGTACTTCTCAAATGAAGACGGACTCTAGAAAAAGTTCAGAGAATATAGCCAACGCCCAGGCTGAAGGACCCAAAGACCAGACTGTATCCCAAGATAAGACAATTTATGTTCACTTGAATGTAAacctcaagaaaaacaaaaaaatgccagTTGTGCTCACGCATACTAATAAGGCTAGCTTATACATGGCACTCAGCACTCTCAAGGCTGTCAGAGAAGTAATGGAATCTCATCCAGACCAAGAAATGCTGGTATGTGGCAAAAGTGGAATTGAAGGATACTTAAACCTTGGAATGCCCCTGAGCTGTTTTCCTGAAGGCTGCCACGTGGAAATCACCTTTGGTCCATGTAAAGCAAAGCAGGAAGAGGTGAAGCAGGTATTCCGCCAGCACAACAACATGTCTACTGATGACTGCGTCAAGTTTTATATTCACGCAGTCGGGAAGGGCCCCAGGAAAAAGATTGTCAAGTGCGGGCAACTTCACAAAGATGGGTGCAAACTCTGCATCTTTGCCTTCAAAGGAGAAAGCATTAAGAAGGCTCTGTGTGAGGATGGCAGATTTCTTCCCGTTCTGGAGAATAATGATTGGAAACTCATTGAAAACCTGAACTGCATTTTAGAAAGCTCACAGAAGGTTGATCACCTGGAGGGCAAGCTCTTTCAGCTTAGCGTTGAGAAGAAAAGTGTGGCTGCCGTGGCTGCCGTGGCTACTGTGGCTGCCGTGGCTACCGTGGCAGCAGCTGCTCAGAATTCTGAGTCACAGGTGATAAACCCCTCTCGGTTGATAGAAGAAATTGTCAACCAGTACCCCAGTTTGAAAAGAGAAAGGGATAAAATTAGAGAAAACTTtgagaaagagaagcaaataagaaaggggaaacaattatttaaattgCATAAAGCAAACTTTGGGAAACTGACCAAAAACTCTACTTTGGTTAAAGTCCACAAACTTCTTTCTCATCTCAGTAATTCAGTTGGGTTCCTATCATGGGACAACAATGGGAACACAGGTTGTGCCACTTGCTTTGTCTTTAGTGGGTTGTACCTTTTCACTTGTCGGCATGTAATAAGTGATATTGTGGGGAAGGGAGTAGAGCCAAGTATGTGGGCCCATGTCATTGGTCAATGTGTAAAGGTGACATTTGTTTATGAGGAGTtcctagaaagagaagagaactaCTTTTTCGTTGAACCTTGGTTTGAGGTATCTGATGTAAATCTTGATTATGCTGTTCTCAAACTGAAGACCTATGGACAACAAGTACCTGTGGGATTATACAATGGAATTGGTCCTGCACCACATAGTGGGTTGATATATATTATTGGCCATCCAGATGGGCAGGCAAAGTCTACTGATGCTTGTTCTGTGATCCCACAGGGTCAGCGTGAAGAGGCGTATCAGGAAAGTCTTCAGGCTAGGGAAGCAGAGAGTTATAGTCCTGGCATGCAGTATATCCATATGCACACTCAAAGAAGTTTCCCAGAAACAATTCGAGAGTCTGGCTTGATCACTTATCACACCTCTTTTTACTTGGGATCTTCTGGCTCCCCTGTTTTTGATTCAAATGGTTCATTGGTGGCCATGCATACTGCTGGCTTCCCTTATATCTACCAAGGTGAGTTTTCTAGCATCATTGAATTCGGCTCTACTCTGAAATCCATCCTCTCTGATATCAAGGAAAACCATACAAAGTGGTATGAAGAAGTATTTACAAATCTGCAGGAAGTAGAAATGGTGAGTGTTTAG